CCTTCACTGTCAATCCTGACCTTGCACTTGTGGTAGAGGGGACTACATGTTCTGATGTACCCGGGGTGGACAAATACGAATATTCCACAATCCATGGGGATGGCGCGGCTCTTACTATAATGGACCGTACATCATACCCAAACAAGAACCTTGTTAATTATATTTATGAGCTTGCAAAGAAAAATCAAATACCTGTACAATTCAAGCAGACTACATCGGGTGGTAATGATGCGGGAAAAATACAGTTGAGTCAGGCAGGGGTGGTAACAGCGTCTATATCGGTTCCGTGCAGGTATATTCATTCACCTGTATCCGTTATGAGCAAAAAAGACTTTGAGAGCTGTAAGAATATTGTAATGGCAGTTTTAAGTGACCTGGGAAGGAATCAGGACTTGATTTCGTCTTTTGCTGTAAAATGAAATAGGTAAAATCCGGTGAAGCTAAATGCCCCAGAGATTTTGATTAAATACGAAAAGTTTTAATTAAAGATGAAGAGGATATAAAACAGGAGGAATCGTTTATGTTTGATTTGATAAAAAGGTTGACAGACTCTTTTGGCGTTTCAGGAAATGAAGAGGGAATAAGAGAGGCTATCATTAATGAGATTAAGAATGATATTCAGGTAATAAATGTGGATGCGCTGGGAAATCTCTTTGCAATTAAAAGAGGAAAAGGAAAAAAGATAATGGTTGCCGCACACATGGATGAGATAGGTGTTATGGCTACATATATAGATGAAAACGGTTTTATAAGGTTTTCAAATGTAGGCGGAGTTTCACAGTTTGTTTCGGTTGGTCAGAAGGTGAGATTTAAAAACGGGACGATAGGTGCGGTATTTTACGAAGATAAGCTGGAAGATATGAAAAGCCTCAAACTCTCAAAGATGTATATAGACATTGGCGCAAAGGATAAGAAGGAAGCTGAGAAATCTGTTAGAATCGGAGATGTTGCCTGCTTTGTAGGTGACGCTGTAAGGCAGGGAAATATGGTTATTTCAAAAGCTATAGACGACAGGAGCGGTTGTGCTGTTTTAATCAAGGCAATAAAGGATTTGCCTGAGACAGATAATGAAATATACTTTGTATTTACAGTGCAGGAGGAACTGGGATTAAGAGGTGCAAAGACTGCAGCATACCAATTAAACCCGGACTTTGCTATTGCACTTGATGTTACAGCTACCGGGGATACACCAGAGGCAAATCTTATGGAAGTAAAGTGCGGAAATGGTCCTGCGATAAAGATAAAGGACAGATCTGTTATATGCCATCCTGAAGTAAAAAAACTTTTGGAAGAGTCAGCTAATAGAATTAATGTTCCATATCAGTTTGAAGTTCTTGAATTTGGAGGCAGTGATCCTGGAGCTATACACATATCCGGAGGGGGAATTCCAACAGGTGCAATTTCAATTCCATGCAGATATCTTCATAGTCCTGTTGAAGCTGCAAGTTTGCAGGATATTGAAAATGCAGCAAAACTTTTAGTTGAAGCTATAAAATAGAATTAACCTGAATAAATATAATAATATAATATTCTTTTTGAAAGTGTTTACAATCAAGTGGGGATGAGCGTGGTTCCAAGATTTTGTTAAATATGGGGGTATATAGAGTGAGAAGACTTACCTTTATGATTTTTATATTGCTTATACTTTCAGGCTGTGTTAGCAATAACAGAACTAATGAAAGTGAGTTTAAGCCCATTGAAGATACCCGTGAAAATATACCTATAAGCTCTGGAGAAGAAAGTGAAGCAGGCCATGATATGCAAGTTCCCCAAATGGATACATATGAGATAACAATGAGAAGGGATTTGTTATGCCTAATGATGGCCTATCCGGAGTTTATTTCTGGTATTGAAAGAGGAAGCAACGATGAAGTATATGTAGTAATGAAATCAGGGCAAAAGATTTTGTACGATGACAAAAAGCAGAAAACGTACGATCAAAAGTTTGTTAATGCAGACTTGCAGGATACTATGGAACTGCTTTACCCACTGTCGGATATTTCGAAATTGATGGAAGAAAACTGTGACCCCGGCAGAATTAGGTCATATACATTTCTGAAGGAAGTATACGGCGGATCTAGACAACAAATAGAGAAAAGTTTAAAAGGTGTCAGAATAGGTGGGCAGGTATGTTCGTTTAACAGGAACAACGGTGCGGCTGAAGGACTTGAAAAGGCTGCTAAAGAAATTATCGTATTGGCGGAAGACAGAAACAATATATACTCAAGTGTTTTTCCTGTAAACGGAACCTACAACTACCGGGTTATTGCAGGTACAGGACAATTAAGTCCGCATGCTTTTGGGATAGCTATTGACTTTAAAAGTGATAAAAGGGATTACTGGAAATGGGCAAATAGGGAGCTTGGACAGCAGAGACTAAATGAGTACCCAAGAGAAGTTGTCAGCGCCATGGAAGAAAAAAATTTCATTTGGGGTGGTAAGTGGGCGCACTTTGACATATTGCATTTTGAGTACAGACCTGAACTCATTATTAAAGCCCGAAATTATGTTAAAGAGTTTGAAACGGGAGAAGCATGGTATTATGGTTTTCCTTTAGAGGGTGCCGATGTAAAAAGCTATATTGAAATTATAGATAAAATTTGACGGCACCCATTTATAATCTTAGCATTATGTCGACTATAAGAGATTTAAATACTGCAAAATATTCTCTGATTACGCAATTCGGAAAGACGCCTATCCATGTTTTTGAAGGTATTCCGTATGGCGTAAATCCGTTGAAGGATGCTAGGATTTTCGATCTTAGCATATGAAAATCACTTGTGATTACCATTACCTTATAATTACTTTTTCCGGTTTGTTTCTCAAGTATTTGTTTGGTGTATTTAAAATTTTCCATTGTGCTTGTTGCTTCTGATTCTACTATGATTTTATCTTCAGGGATATTGTTCTGAAGAAGGTAATTACACATGGCTTCACCTTCAGAAATAGTTTCGCCAAAGCCTTTTCCACCTGTTACAACTACTTTTAAATCAGGATGTTCTTTTAGAAACTCTATGCCTTTGTCCAATCTGAATTGTAAAGTCTTACTCAATTCACCTCCTTTTACTCCTCCGCCAAGAATAATTACATAATCAACATCAGTATAGTTGTCAGCCCTAACAGTAGCAAATATCAGCCCTTCGATCAAAATGAATGAAATTATAAATGCTGATATACCAATTTTTATTGATCTTCTTAAAAATATGTTTTGTATTTTGGATATACTGAATTTACCCTTTAATTTAAGCAAACTATAGATAGTAAGAACAGTGCCAGCCAATAGCGTAAAAATTAAACCAAAATTGATGACAGAGCCTATTGCTAATAATATAACAACATCAAGTACTCCAAAAATGCCTATAATCAGGCAAAGGTATGTTATTGCTTTATCGAAAAAATGCCTCATAAATACGACTCCCTTAAATATTTAAAGTTAAAAAACTCCTTATACATTATAACTCATATATGTCGTTATGAAAGTAAAATAAAGAATATTTAATAGAAATTTAATTATATTAAAATCTACTTAATAAATGAACAGGCTGGAGGAGATAAAAAAGGAATTATAATTTTTTTGTCGAATTAATTATTTAATTTAGAGAAATGTGGGGTGCTTAATATGAAAATAACATTTTTAGGGGCTGCAAAAACAGTCACAGGTTCATGTTACCTGGTTGAAACCCAAAGTACAAAATTTTTGGTTGACTGCGGCTTATTTCAAGGTCATGTAAAAGAAGATGCACTTAATGCCGAAGATTTTCCGATCAATCCGTCGGAATTGGATTATATATTCCTTACACATGCTCATATTGACCATAGTGGAAGAATTCCTAAAATATACATCGAAGGTTTTAAAGGAGAAATATATGCAACAAAGGCAACTGCTGAATTGTGTGCTATAATGCTTCCTGACTGCGGGCATATACAGGAATTTGAAAACGAATGGCAGAACAAAAAGAGATTGAGAGCAGGTAAGCCTCCAGTTGAGCCAATTTATACATACCAGGATGCTCTGGACTGTATTAGCCTTTTCAAAAAAGTAAACTATGGAGAAGCAATAAAGATAAACGATGAAATAAAAGTAAAGTTTAATGATGCAGGGCATATTTTAGGATCTGCTATTATTGAGTTCTGGATTCAGGAGAAGGGCAAGGAAACAAAAGTTGTATTTTCAGGTGACCTGGGCAACAAGGGTATGCCTATATTAAAAGATCCTTCCATTATCGAAGGTGCAGACTATCTGGTAATTGAGTCAACATATGGCAACAGATTACATAAAGATAATGGTAATAGATTTGAAGATTTTGTCGATATAATTAATGAAACTATAAATAATGGCGGAAATGTAGTAATTCCTTCCTTTTCTGTAGGCAGAACACAGGAAGTGATATATGAACTGAATAAAGAAAAAGAGAAATATGATGAAAAGTTAAAGAAATTGTTCAGCACTCCTGTTTTTGTAGACAGTCCATTGGCAATATCAGCCACGGAGGTATTTAGAAACAACCTTGATTGTTATGATGAGGAAGCACGTGAGTATATAGACAATGGAGACAACCCCTTGGACTTCCCGGGATTACAGTTTACAAGATCAGCTGAGGAATCGAGAGCTCTAAATGAGAGAACGGACAGTGCGATAATAATTTCAGCAAGCGGGATGTGTGAAGCCGGAAGGATTAAGCATCATCTCAAACATAATTTGTGGAGAAAGGAATCAACTATATTATTTGTAGGTTACCAAGCGCAGGGGACCCTTGGAAGGAAACTTGTGGATGGAGCAAAAAGGGTAAAAATCTTTGGTGAGGACATATCTGTTAATGCTCGCATAGAAATGCTTGAAGGATTCTCTGGACATGCCGATAAAAACGGATTGCTCGAATGGTTAGGCGGATTTAACAAGAAACCTTCTAAAGTTTTCATAGTACATGGTGAAGAAGAGTCAATGATTGAGTTCTCAAGTGAAATAAAAAATAAGTTTAACATAGAGACAATAATTCCTGAAAAAGGCGAGAGTTTTATAATAACTGCCGATAAGGTTCTTGAAGCCAGTGAAAAGGTTAAGTCAGCAATATCGTTTAAACGTCTTGCAGTTATTGATGTACTTGAAACCTTAAAGGAAGAAATTGATGAACTGTCAGAAGTTCTTATGAATGATTTGAAGAAGGAGAAGTCTGATGTTGAAGTAGATGAGATTAGAGCAAGGCTTAAGAATATAGAAAAATCCATAGTAGATACGTTAAGGTAGTTAATTGTGTATTAGCTCCAATAAAGGAGGAAATTGCATGCTGAAGAATATGAAGATAAGCTTTAAGATTACGGCTTTAACCGTTGTAATTATAGTGTCTTTATCAATTTCATTTTTTGTGGCTTTTAAAGTTATTCAATCTACTTTGTTGGAGCAGAACTCACAAGGAACTTATGAAGTAATAAATCAGACTGCTAATAATTTGGAGATTATACTAAAAAACGTTGACAACTTGGCAATGGAGATAAGCAGAGATGATGAAATTGGACAAAAAATGGCTGAATTGGATGCTGCAAAGGATGAAGCTGAGACTAGCAGGCATCAATCCGAAATAAAGGTTTTATTAAGCAATTATGTAGTTACAAACATAGACATTGACTGTGCTCTTATTGTTACACCTAAATATAATACGATTACTTCCGGACAGACAGCAGTGAGAGATAGTTTTGATATGGAAAAATCATCTACACTAAAAACTTATATAGATAGTGGTTCTAAATCTATGTGGTTTGATACCCATGCTCAGGATATAGATATTAATGGAAGTACAGTGCCTTTGGGTAGCAGGATAATAACACTCGGAAAAAGTGTTTATACAACAACAAGTTTAAAGAGTGTGGGAACATTGTTTCTGTTTATAAAAGAATCAACTATAGCTAATGTAGTTAAAGAAGTTAACCTCACTAATAAAGGTTTGTTTTACATTGTTGGTGATGATGGAAATCTGGTATACAATCAGAATAATTTAGAGCATGGGGGACTTTTATTAAAAGATATTAGTACACCTGAAAACAAGGCCTTTCGATATATATCTGAAAATGTATTTAACAATATTAAGCAGGAAGGTAAGGAAAATGATGAGAATGGGGAAAATCAGAATATATCTGATAAAAATATACTTACGGAATTGGTAAACGCTAAGAAATGTGTAATTACTCACGCAACAGTAGATAATATATCTAAAACACAGCTTGGGTGGACTTTTGTATCTGTAACAAATACCGAAGATATTTTTTCAAATATCAACAAAATTATACAGCAGATTGTAATTCTTAGTATAATATGCATGGTTATCGGATTATTGCTTGCATTTCTTATAACCAGAGACATTACAAAGGCATTTAAGAAATTAATGGGCAAAATGGATGAGGTTAAGAAGGGAAACCTGAATATTGAGTTTAAATTTGATAGGAAAGATGAAATAGGTTATTTGGAAAGAAGCTTTGAAAATATGGTTAAGAGTTTGAAAGAACTTGTTAACAAAGTCAGAAGTGCATCTTATATTTCTATTGACTCTTCACAGACACTTTCTGCTTCATGTGAAGAAAACTATGCCTCCATTGAAGAACTCAATTCTCTTTTACAAATGCTTACAGATGATTTTCATAAACAATCCGGTAATGTAGTTTTAGGAAAGAATGAAGTTGGTGTAATTAAAGAAAAAATTGGCAGGGCGAAAGGTAATATCGAAATTACGGATCAAATTATTATTAAATCAAAGCAGCTCAGTGATTTGAATAAAAACTCCGTATCCTTACTATATAATATGTCTGATAACATTAAAAAAGCCATGGACAATATAAGTATGGAGTTTAAAGAGCTTATTATTGCATCTTCTGAAATTGGTAAAATAACGCAGGCTATAACAAGAATTTCAGATCAGACAAAACTTTTGGCATTAAATGCTTCAATCGAATCTGCAAAAGCAGGAGTTTATGGCAAAAGCTTTGCTCTTGTAGCTGAAGAAATCAAGAAACTTTCAATACAGTCCAAGGAGTTTGTTTCTAGTATCGATTTAAAGGTAAAAAATATAGTAGGGAAAATCGAAAAAGCAGGAACTTCTGTAACATCATTAAATGGAGTTGTAAAGGAGAGCGAAAGTACTATTACAAGTGTGGTAGACAGTTTTGATAATAACCTTAGCTTCCTAAATAATATTGTCAGTCAAATAGAAAATATAAAAGAATCAATAAACTCTATTGAAACTTCAGGAAATGATATTATAACAATAATCGAGAGCATAAGTGGAAGTATAGAATTGGACATAGATTATATAGATAATATTAATACAACTACAAATGAGCAATTCAAAATGGTTGAACAACTGGTTGAAAAATCGGAAGAACTGCTTTATATTGCACATGACCTTGAAGATGTGGTAAACAGTTTTCACGTATAATTTATTCAGAAATCATTTATTAATAGACATAAAAGTTTAATTAAAGCAAAGAGATGCCTGACAATCATTCAAAAAGAAAACAGGCATTTTTGCTTTCTAAACACTATATTCATGGTGTGCTTTTGATATTACTGGCTGAAGTTTTTGGCTGCATAGATTTATATTAGGTGATTTATTCAATTCTGTTGATTCTGCTAATTCTGTTAATTATGTTAATTGACATGAGTATTTTGTCGATATAATTAGTGAAGTTCTGATTGTGAGAAATCTCTTCAAAGGAGGAACTACATGATAAAGAATTTTAAAATAAGTTTTAAGATTACTGCTTTAACTATTATAATTATAGTTTCCTTATCAATTGCATTTATAGTTGCCTTTAAAGTTATTCAAGATACATTGTTGGACGTAAACTCGAAAGGAACTTACGAAGTAGTCAATCAAACTACAAATAACCTTGAAAATGTACTTGAAGAAATAGAAGAACTTGCAGTAAAAATGAGCAAGGATGATGAAATAGCACAAAGAGCTGTGAAAATGGATGCTGCAAAAGATGTAGCAGAAGCAAATAGATATCAAGGTGAAATAAAACTTTTGTTAGATAATTATGTGAGTTCAAATATGGATATTGAGGCTGCTGTTGTCATTACACCAAAAAACAATACTGCTGCTTCAGGTCAGCAATCAGTGGCAAGCGAGCAAGTAGTGAAAGATATACCTACCATAAAAAACTTTCGGGATAGTAAGTCTAAATCTATGTGGCTTAGTACCTATTTTCAGGATATGGATCTGCCAGGAGGCAGGGCATCTGATAAGGTTATTACACTCATAAAGAGTATGTATTCATCAACAAGTTTAAACAGTATTGGAACATTGGTTTTATATATGAGAGAATCACTGATAGGTAATGAAATTAATGAAGTCAGTCTTACCAATAAAGGGGAATTTTATGTTGTAGGTGAAAGGGACAATCTTGCATATAATGTAAATGATATAGGTAATAATGCCAATATTTTAAAATTTATTAGTGAAGCTGAAACAAAAAAATTTAGATATGTTTCCGAAGATACACTTAACAAGATTAAGCAGGCAAACCAGGATGGTTCTGGTGAAAACGTATTTAGGGAAATAGTAAACGGTGAAGAGTGCGTGGTTACTTATTCAAAAATAGATAAAGTAGCAGGTACACCATTAGGATGGACAATTATATCAGTAACTAAGACTGCGGATATTTTTGAAAATATTAATAAAATAATGCGGCAGGTTATAATTCTATCTATAGTATGTATGATTATTGGGTTATTAGCAGCATTTTATATAAGCCGGGACATTACAAAGGCGTTTAAGAAATTAATGGGTAAAATGGATGAGGTTAAGAAGGGAAACCTGGATATTGAGTTCAAACTTGATAGAAAAGATGAGATTGGTTATCTGGAAAGAAGCTTTGAAAATATGGTTAGGAGCTTGAAAGAACTTATTAGCAAAATAAGAAGTGCATCTACTATTTCTATTGACTCTTCACAGACACTTTCTGCTTCATGTGAAGAAAACTATGCATCTATTGAAGAACTCAATTCCCTTTTACAAATACTAACAGAAGATTTCCATAAACAATCCGGTAATATAGTTTTAGGAAAGAATGAAGTTGGCGAAATTAAAGAAAAGATTGGCAGGACGAAAAGTAATATCGAAATTACCGACGAAATTATTATTAAATCAAGGCAGCTCAGCGATTTGAATAAAAACTCCGTATCCTTACTATACAATATGTCTGATAACATTAAAAAAGCCATGGACAATATAAGTATGGAGTTTAAAGAGCTTATTATTGCATCTTCTGAAATCGGTAAAATAACGCAGTCTATAACAAGAATTTCAGATCAGACAAAACTTTTAGCATTAAATG
This window of the Acetivibrio cellulolyticus CD2 genome carries:
- a CDS encoding M42 family metallopeptidase, whose translation is MFDLIKRLTDSFGVSGNEEGIREAIINEIKNDIQVINVDALGNLFAIKRGKGKKIMVAAHMDEIGVMATYIDENGFIRFSNVGGVSQFVSVGQKVRFKNGTIGAVFYEDKLEDMKSLKLSKMYIDIGAKDKKEAEKSVRIGDVACFVGDAVRQGNMVISKAIDDRSGCAVLIKAIKDLPETDNEIYFVFTVQEELGLRGAKTAAYQLNPDFAIALDVTATGDTPEANLMEVKCGNGPAIKIKDRSVICHPEVKKLLEESANRINVPYQFEVLEFGGSDPGAIHISGGGIPTGAISIPCRYLHSPVEAASLQDIENAAKLLVEAIK
- a CDS encoding M15 family metallopeptidase — protein: MRRLTFMIFILLILSGCVSNNRTNESEFKPIEDTRENIPISSGEESEAGHDMQVPQMDTYEITMRRDLLCLMMAYPEFISGIERGSNDEVYVVMKSGQKILYDDKKQKTYDQKFVNADLQDTMELLYPLSDISKLMEENCDPGRIRSYTFLKEVYGGSRQQIEKSLKGVRIGGQVCSFNRNNGAAEGLEKAAKEIIVLAEDRNNIYSSVFPVNGTYNYRVIAGTGQLSPHAFGIAIDFKSDKRDYWKWANRELGQQRLNEYPREVVSAMEEKNFIWGGKWAHFDILHFEYRPELIIKARNYVKEFETGEAWYYGFPLEGADVKSYIEIIDKI
- a CDS encoding YdcF family protein, whose translation is MRHFFDKAITYLCLIIGIFGVLDVVILLAIGSVINFGLIFTLLAGTVLTIYSLLKLKGKFSISKIQNIFLRRSIKIGISAFIISFILIEGLIFATVRADNYTDVDYVIILGGGVKGGELSKTLQFRLDKGIEFLKEHPDLKVVVTGGKGFGETISEGEAMCNYLLQNNIPEDKIIVESEATSTMENFKYTKQILEKQTGKSNYKVMVITSDFHMLRSKILASFNGFTPYGIPSKTWIGVFPNCVIREYFAVFKSLIVDIMLRL
- a CDS encoding MBL fold metallo-hydrolase RNA specificity domain-containing protein translates to MKITFLGAAKTVTGSCYLVETQSTKFLVDCGLFQGHVKEDALNAEDFPINPSELDYIFLTHAHIDHSGRIPKIYIEGFKGEIYATKATAELCAIMLPDCGHIQEFENEWQNKKRLRAGKPPVEPIYTYQDALDCISLFKKVNYGEAIKINDEIKVKFNDAGHILGSAIIEFWIQEKGKETKVVFSGDLGNKGMPILKDPSIIEGADYLVIESTYGNRLHKDNGNRFEDFVDIINETINNGGNVVIPSFSVGRTQEVIYELNKEKEKYDEKLKKLFSTPVFVDSPLAISATEVFRNNLDCYDEEAREYIDNGDNPLDFPGLQFTRSAEESRALNERTDSAIIISASGMCEAGRIKHHLKHNLWRKESTILFVGYQAQGTLGRKLVDGAKRVKIFGEDISVNARIEMLEGFSGHADKNGLLEWLGGFNKKPSKVFIVHGEEESMIEFSSEIKNKFNIETIIPEKGESFIITADKVLEASEKVKSAISFKRLAVIDVLETLKEEIDELSEVLMNDLKKEKSDVEVDEIRARLKNIEKSIVDTLR
- a CDS encoding methyl-accepting chemotaxis protein: MLKNMKISFKITALTVVIIVSLSISFFVAFKVIQSTLLEQNSQGTYEVINQTANNLEIILKNVDNLAMEISRDDEIGQKMAELDAAKDEAETSRHQSEIKVLLSNYVVTNIDIDCALIVTPKYNTITSGQTAVRDSFDMEKSSTLKTYIDSGSKSMWFDTHAQDIDINGSTVPLGSRIITLGKSVYTTTSLKSVGTLFLFIKESTIANVVKEVNLTNKGLFYIVGDDGNLVYNQNNLEHGGLLLKDISTPENKAFRYISENVFNNIKQEGKENDENGENQNISDKNILTELVNAKKCVITHATVDNISKTQLGWTFVSVTNTEDIFSNINKIIQQIVILSIICMVIGLLLAFLITRDITKAFKKLMGKMDEVKKGNLNIEFKFDRKDEIGYLERSFENMVKSLKELVNKVRSASYISIDSSQTLSASCEENYASIEELNSLLQMLTDDFHKQSGNVVLGKNEVGVIKEKIGRAKGNIEITDQIIIKSKQLSDLNKNSVSLLYNMSDNIKKAMDNISMEFKELIIASSEIGKITQAITRISDQTKLLALNASIESAKAGVYGKSFALVAEEIKKLSIQSKEFVSSIDLKVKNIVGKIEKAGTSVTSLNGVVKESESTITSVVDSFDNNLSFLNNIVSQIENIKESINSIETSGNDIITIIESISGSIELDIDYIDNINTTTNEQFKMVEQLVEKSEELLYIAHDLEDVVNSFHV
- a CDS encoding methyl-accepting chemotaxis protein: MIKNFKISFKITALTIIIIVSLSIAFIVAFKVIQDTLLDVNSKGTYEVVNQTTNNLENVLEEIEELAVKMSKDDEIAQRAVKMDAAKDVAEANRYQGEIKLLLDNYVSSNMDIEAAVVITPKNNTAASGQQSVASEQVVKDIPTIKNFRDSKSKSMWLSTYFQDMDLPGGRASDKVITLIKSMYSSTSLNSIGTLVLYMRESLIGNEINEVSLTNKGEFYVVGERDNLAYNVNDIGNNANILKFISEAETKKFRYVSEDTLNKIKQANQDGSGENVFREIVNGEECVVTYSKIDKVAGTPLGWTIISVTKTADIFENINKIMRQVIILSIVCMIIGLLAAFYISRDITKAFKKLMGKMDEVKKGNLDIEFKLDRKDEIGYLERSFENMVRSLKELISKIRSASTISIDSSQTLSASCEENYASIEELNSLLQILTEDFHKQSGNIVLGKNEVGEIKEKIGRTKSNIEITDEIIIKSRQLSDLNKNSVSLLYNMSDNIKKAMDNISMEFKELIIASSEIGKITQSITRISDQTKLLALNASIESAKAGVYGKSFALVAEEIKKLSVQSKEFVSNIDIKVKNIVGKIEKAGTSVTSLNGVVKESESTITSVVDSFDNNLSFLNNIVSQIENIKDSINSIETSGNDIITIIESISGSIESDIDYIDNINTTTSDQLKMVEQLVKKSEELSSIAYDLEGVVNNFQM